One Cricetulus griseus strain 17A/GY chromosome 5, alternate assembly CriGri-PICRH-1.0, whole genome shotgun sequence genomic window carries:
- the LOC100752211 gene encoding NADH-cytochrome b5 reductase 1: MGIQPSPVLLASLGVGLLTLLGLAVATYLVRRSRRSQVTLRDPDEKYLLRLLDKTTVSQNTKRFRFALPTANHILGLPVGKHVYLSARIDGNLVIRPYTPVTSDEDRGYVDLVIKVYLKGVHPKFPEGGKMSQYLDSLKIGDVVEFRGPSGLLNYAGKGNFYIQTNKNSPSELRVAKKLGMIAGGTGITPMLQLIRAILKVPEDPTQCFLLFANQTEKDIILREDLEELQAQYPNRFKLWFTLDHPPEGWTYSRGFVTADMIQQHLPPPADDVLVLLCGPPPMVQLACHPNLDKLCYSQKMRFTY, from the exons ATGGGGATTCAACCG AGCCCGGTCCTGCTAGCCtctctgggggtggggctgcTTACTCTGCTCGGACTGGCTGTGGCTACCTATCTGGTTCGAAGATCCCGCCGGTCGCAGGTCACACTCCGGGACCCGGATGAGAAGTACCTGCTACGATTGCTCGACAAGACG actgtgagccaaaacaccAAGAGGTTCCGCTTTGCCCTGCCCACCGCCAACCACATTCTGGGACTGCCTGTGG GCAAGCATGTCTACCTCTCTGCCCGAATTGATGGCAATCTGGTCATCAGGCCTTACACTCCTGTCACCAGTGATGAAGACCGAGGCTATGTGGATCTTGTCATCAAG GTTTATCTAAAAGGTGTGCACCCCAAATTTCCTGAAGGAGGGAAGATGTCTCAGTACCTGGATAGCCTGAAAATTGGGGATGTGGTGGAGTTTCGGGGGCCAAGTGGGTTGCTCAATTATGCTGGAAAAG GGAATTTTTACATTCAGACCAACAAAAATTCTCCATCTGAACTGCGAGTGGCAAAGAAATTGGGAATGATTGCTGGTGGGACAG GAATCACCCCAATGCTGCAGCTGATCCGGGCCATCTTGAAAGTCCCTGAAGATCCAACCCAGTGCTTTCTACTTTTTGCCAACCAG ACTGAAAAGGACATAATCCTACGGGAGGACCTAGAGGAACTACAGGCCCAGTATCCCAACCGCTTTAAGCTCTGGTTCACTCTGGACCATCCTCCAGAAG GTTGGACCTACAGCCGGGGCTTCGTGACTGCTGACATGATCCAGCAGCACCTGCCCCCCCCAGCAGACGATGTGCTGGTGCTGCTCTGTGGGCCGCCGCCTATGGTACAGCTGGCCTGCCATCCTAACTTGGACAAGCTGTGCTATTCACAAAAGATGCGATTCACCTACTGA